A portion of the Paenibacillus hamazuiensis genome contains these proteins:
- a CDS encoding amidase domain-containing protein: protein MNWKTLVYDYVHHRNQMDIDYSIEPLLTLVEDDAFLHAQIDRLARMRELAWQRQLRPVQNETRLSIVRTQVQAEEVIADVALKRTIVSQIRDEQQTERRIEYERLLLHRRGERWHIVQVQNLAGERSFLPDAGVFPDLLPVQESSKIRTEYIPSVPYLNYEVLGQPEPSHRRFRYDRGKAAQYADTWWNGYNPAYAAIEVDCTNFVSQCLFAGGAPMHYTGKRDSGWWYKGRSQGQELWSFSWAVAHSLQSYLTSSKRAVEVEAPNLLRLGDVLCYDWDGTGRFGHNTIVTAFDPLGMPLVNAHTISSQHRYWSYQDSHAWTPRTRYRFLHIVDG, encoded by the coding sequence ATGAATTGGAAAACGCTCGTTTACGACTACGTCCACCATCGAAACCAAATGGATATCGATTACTCAATTGAACCGCTGCTGACATTGGTCGAGGACGACGCTTTTTTGCATGCCCAGATCGACCGCCTCGCCCGCATGCGCGAACTGGCCTGGCAAAGGCAACTGCGGCCGGTGCAAAACGAGACCCGGCTCTCGATCGTCCGGACTCAGGTCCAAGCCGAAGAAGTAATTGCCGACGTTGCCTTGAAAAGAACGATCGTCTCGCAGATTCGTGACGAGCAGCAAACCGAACGCCGGATCGAGTATGAAAGGCTGCTTTTGCACCGCCGGGGCGAACGCTGGCATATCGTTCAGGTGCAGAACTTGGCGGGCGAGCGATCCTTCTTGCCTGATGCCGGCGTTTTTCCCGACTTGCTTCCGGTGCAGGAATCTTCCAAAATCAGGACGGAATATATACCCTCCGTTCCTTATTTGAACTACGAGGTGCTTGGCCAGCCCGAACCTTCCCACCGGCGCTTCCGTTACGACCGGGGCAAAGCGGCGCAGTACGCGGATACGTGGTGGAACGGCTATAACCCTGCCTACGCCGCCATTGAGGTTGACTGCACGAATTTTGTATCCCAGTGCCTCTTTGCAGGGGGGGCGCCGATGCACTATACTGGGAAAAGAGATTCGGGCTGGTGGTATAAGGGCAGAAGCCAAGGGCAGGAGCTGTGGAGCTTCAGCTGGGCGGTGGCCCACAGCCTGCAATCGTATTTGACTTCAAGCAAACGCGCTGTCGAAGTGGAAGCCCCGAACTTGCTCCGGCTCGGAGATGTGCTCTGCTATGACTGGGACGGAACCGGCCGCTTCGGGCACAATACGATTGTGACCGCATTCGACCCGCTCGGCATGCCGCTCGTCAACGCACATACCATCAGCAGCCAGCACCGCTATTGGTCGTATCAGGATTCGCATGCCTGGACACCGCGCACTCGTTATCGTTTTTTACATATCGTCGACGGTTAA
- the acnA gene encoding aconitate hydratase AcnA, with product MSKNDQYKARKSLSVSGKTYAYYSLQALEEQGFSDVSRLPFSIKVLLEAAVRQFDGRAITPEHVKQIANWAKERDDNKEIPFIPARIVLQDFTGVPVVVDLAAMRDTMKKAGGDPKRINPLVPVDLVIDHSVMVDAFGSKDALDYNINVEFERNEERYRFLRWAQTAFDNFRAVPPSTGIVHQVNLEYLASVAATKQVDGETVVYPDSLVGTDSHTTMINGLGVVGWGVGGIEAEAGMLGQPLYFVAPEVIGFKLTGNLPEGATATDLALTVTQMLRKKGVVGKFVEFYGPGLSNISLADRATVANMAPEYGATIGFFPVDSETLNYLRSTGREEEQIALVEAYYKEQGMFRTDATPDPIFTDKIELDLSTVVPSLAGPKRPQDRVELTNMKESFNSIIRTPIDKGGYGLSEDKINEVVDVKYPNGETVKMGTGAVVIAAITSCTNTSNPSVMLGAGLVAKKAVERGLVKPAYVKSSLTPGSLVVTEYLKKAGLIEPLEALGFHVAGYGCATCIGNSGPLPDEVSQAIADNDMTVAAVLSGNRNFEGRVHAQVKANYLASPPLVVAYALAGTVNIDLTKDPIGYDKNNQPVYLKDIWPSNAEVQAAVQTALTPDMFRAKYSNVFRANERWNAIDVPEGELYEWDPKSTYIANPPFFENIQNGIGDIADIRGAKTLALLGDSVTTDHISPAGNIKVDSPAGKYLIEHGVKKEDFNSYGSRRGNHDVMMRGTFANIRIRNQVAPGTEGGVTTYLPTGEVESIYDASMKYQANGTNLVVIAGKEYGTGSSRDWAAKGTFLLGVKAVIAESFERIHRSNLVGMGVLPLQFKAGDSWKSLGITGRETFDIVGLSNDVRPGQSVTVNATREDGSTFSFEAIVRLDSLVDVDYYRNGGILQTVLRQIMK from the coding sequence ATGTCCAAGAACGATCAGTACAAAGCTCGCAAAAGCTTGAGCGTGAGCGGCAAAACGTACGCGTACTACAGCTTGCAGGCGCTCGAGGAGCAGGGCTTCAGCGACGTTTCCCGGCTGCCTTTTTCGATCAAGGTGCTGCTCGAAGCGGCAGTTCGCCAATTCGACGGCCGTGCAATCACGCCGGAGCACGTAAAACAAATCGCTAACTGGGCGAAAGAGCGCGACGATAACAAGGAGATTCCGTTCATCCCTGCACGTATCGTGCTGCAGGACTTCACCGGCGTTCCCGTTGTCGTCGACCTTGCGGCCATGAGAGATACGATGAAAAAAGCCGGCGGAGATCCGAAGCGCATCAACCCGCTCGTTCCGGTCGACCTCGTTATCGACCACTCCGTCATGGTTGACGCGTTCGGTTCGAAGGACGCTTTGGATTACAACATCAACGTGGAATTCGAGCGCAACGAAGAGCGCTATCGCTTCCTGCGCTGGGCGCAAACGGCGTTCGACAACTTCCGTGCGGTTCCTCCGTCAACGGGTATCGTGCACCAGGTTAACCTGGAGTACCTCGCTTCCGTTGCGGCAACGAAGCAAGTGGACGGCGAAACCGTCGTTTATCCGGACTCCCTCGTCGGTACGGACTCCCATACCACGATGATCAACGGCCTCGGCGTCGTCGGTTGGGGCGTCGGCGGTATCGAAGCGGAAGCGGGCATGCTCGGCCAGCCGCTTTATTTCGTAGCTCCGGAAGTCATCGGCTTCAAGCTGACCGGCAACCTGCCGGAAGGCGCAACGGCTACCGACCTGGCGCTGACCGTTACGCAAATGCTGCGTAAAAAAGGCGTTGTCGGCAAGTTTGTGGAATTCTACGGCCCGGGCCTCAGCAACATCAGCCTCGCCGACCGGGCGACGGTGGCCAACATGGCTCCGGAATACGGCGCGACGATCGGTTTCTTCCCGGTCGACAGCGAAACGCTGAACTACCTGAGAAGCACCGGACGCGAAGAAGAGCAAATCGCGCTCGTCGAAGCTTACTACAAAGAGCAAGGCATGTTCCGTACGGACGCAACTCCGGATCCGATTTTCACCGATAAAATCGAGCTGGACCTGTCCACCGTCGTTCCGAGCTTGGCCGGACCTAAACGTCCGCAAGACCGCGTCGAGCTGACGAACATGAAGGAGTCGTTCAACTCCATCATCCGCACGCCGATCGACAAAGGCGGATACGGCTTGTCCGAAGACAAGATCAACGAAGTGGTAGATGTAAAGTATCCGAACGGCGAAACCGTGAAAATGGGTACCGGCGCCGTCGTTATCGCCGCGATCACTTCCTGTACGAACACTTCGAACCCGAGCGTTATGCTGGGTGCGGGTCTCGTTGCGAAAAAAGCGGTCGAGCGCGGTCTCGTGAAGCCGGCTTACGTGAAGAGCTCCCTGACTCCGGGTTCCCTGGTCGTTACCGAATACCTGAAAAAAGCAGGTCTGATCGAGCCGCTCGAAGCTCTTGGCTTCCACGTTGCCGGATATGGCTGCGCGACATGTATCGGTAACTCCGGTCCGCTGCCGGATGAAGTCAGCCAAGCGATCGCCGACAACGACATGACGGTCGCCGCCGTATTGTCCGGCAACCGGAACTTCGAAGGCCGCGTGCACGCGCAGGTTAAAGCGAATTACCTGGCTTCGCCGCCGCTCGTCGTCGCTTATGCTTTGGCCGGCACGGTGAATATCGACCTGACCAAAGATCCGATCGGCTACGACAAAAACAACCAGCCTGTATACCTGAAGGACATTTGGCCGTCCAACGCCGAAGTTCAAGCAGCCGTACAAACGGCCCTGACTCCGGATATGTTCCGCGCCAAGTATTCCAATGTGTTCCGCGCCAACGAGCGTTGGAATGCGATCGACGTTCCGGAAGGCGAGCTGTACGAATGGGATCCGAAGTCCACGTACATCGCAAACCCGCCGTTCTTCGAAAACATCCAAAACGGCATCGGCGACATCGCGGACATCCGCGGCGCCAAAACGCTGGCTCTCTTGGGCGACTCCGTTACGACGGACCATATCTCCCCTGCGGGCAACATCAAGGTTGACAGCCCTGCCGGCAAATATTTGATCGAGCATGGCGTGAAGAAGGAAGACTTCAACTCTTATGGCTCCCGCCGCGGCAACCACGACGTGATGATGCGCGGTACGTTCGCGAACATCCGCATCCGCAACCAAGTGGCTCCGGGCACCGAAGGCGGCGTAACGACTTACCTGCCGACCGGCGAAGTCGAGTCGATCTACGACGCTTCGATGAAATACCAAGCAAACGGCACGAACCTCGTCGTTATCGCAGGCAAAGAATACGGTACCGGTTCTTCCCGCGACTGGGCGGCTAAAGGTACGTTCCTGCTCGGCGTGAAAGCCGTTATCGCCGAGAGCTTCGAGCGGATCCACCGCTCCAACCTGGTAGGCATGGGCGTGCTGCCGCTGCAGTTCAAAGCGGGCGACAGCTGGAAATCGCTCGGCATTACCGGCCGCGAAACGTTCGACATCGTCGGCCTGAGCAACGATGTGCGTCCGGGCCAATCCGTCACGGTGAACGCTACGCGCGAAGACGGCTCCACGTTCTCGTTCGAAGCGATCGTCCGTCTGGACAGCCTGGTCGACGTCGACTACTACCGCAACGGCGGCATCCTGCAAACGGTGCTGCGTCAAATCATGAAATAA